Proteins co-encoded in one Thermoplasmata archaeon genomic window:
- a CDS encoding MBL fold metallo-hydrolase — MRDGRGGGPGLEELAPGLLLVHAPMEGRIPYAHSILVPGDSGRGGILVDTGLGPGPLRTLKKRFGVRLVLNSHYHRDHTWGNYLFKDVPVKAHFLDAPMLNSMRVYFRMMGLAGRRDAALIKRFTLTFIPHTPGPRVGTFDGGEVFEAGGVELEVVHLPGHSPGHCGFLQREARVLFSADIVPDDFGPWYGHACSSMEDFASSINRIIAMRPHILVPAHGSPIRRRIVSRLRKYRDKIRWRERRLLSLLESPLTLAEILARHPFYGGSPAALRLPYSFWEETMVVKHLEKLVEEGEVEKRGARFVAR; from the coding sequence ATGCGCGATGGACGGGGAGGCGGACCGGGGCTCGAGGAGCTGGCTCCCGGGCTCCTGCTCGTTCACGCCCCCATGGAGGGCAGGATACCCTACGCCCACTCGATTCTGGTCCCGGGCGATTCGGGGAGGGGGGGAATTCTCGTGGACACCGGTCTGGGCCCCGGGCCGCTCCGCACGCTTAAGAAGAGGTTCGGGGTCCGCCTGGTCCTCAACAGCCACTATCACAGGGACCACACCTGGGGAAACTACCTTTTTAAAGATGTGCCCGTGAAGGCACACTTCCTGGACGCCCCCATGCTCAACTCGATGAGGGTCTATTTCAGGATGATGGGGCTCGCGGGCAGGAGGGACGCCGCGCTGATAAAGCGCTTCACGCTCACTTTCATACCCCACACGCCGGGCCCGCGCGTGGGCACGTTTGATGGAGGTGAGGTCTTCGAGGCCGGCGGCGTCGAGCTGGAGGTCGTCCACCTCCCCGGCCACTCGCCCGGCCACTGCGGGTTCCTCCAGCGCGAGGCGCGCGTCCTGTTTTCCGCGGACATAGTTCCGGACGACTTCGGCCCCTGGTACGGCCATGCCTGCTCCTCGATGGAGGACTTCGCATCGTCCATAAACCGTATCATCGCTATGAGGCCCCATATCCTAGTCCCCGCCCACGGTTCCCCCATCCGCCGGAGAATCGTCTCGAGGCTCCGGAAGTACCGGGACAAAATTCGCTGGAGGGAGAGGAGGCTCCTGAGCCTTCTCGAGAGCCCGCTGACACTGGCGGAGATTCTCGCTCGCCACCCCTTCTACGGCGGCTCGCCCGCCGCTCTCAGACTCCCGTACAGCTTCTGGGAGGAGACAATGGTCGTCAAGCATCTCGAGAAGCTCGTTGAGGAGGGAGAGGTGGAGAAAAGGGGGGCGCGCTTCGTGGCCCGCTGA
- a CDS encoding valine--tRNA ligase encodes MQRVMAGESASGTVVEAQSHSDYDVKAVEAKWQERWERERIYWFDWSSEKPVYSIDNPPRYANAALHLGHATSYTQIDFVARYKRQRGYNVFFPLCADVNGMPIEVSTEKRYGVSRKNTPRKRLIELCSAFAAENIAEMKRQFRILGHSMDPSIYYQTDSPEYRRITQLTFLEMLRRGLVYKKEHPVTWCPHCGTALASADVEYQERRTKLNYIKFGAEDGGTVVVATTRPELLCTCQMVAVHPEDERYRYLPGTSLTVPLFGKKVPVREDGKVDPEFGTGVVMVCTIGDKDDLEWVQRYGLPIEKGIDADGKMTALAGKFEGMGIREAREAVIEELRKEGLLVKQEELVQSVGTCWRCHTAVEFLSVPQWFLKTLDFKDKILEKSNSIRWHPEFMKVRLENWTRSLAWDWCISRQRYFATAIPIWECTKCGEAVPARPEQCYVDPTVTPPPVEKCPSCGGELKGCEDVFDTWMDSSITPLYNTFWGRDETKFKRLFPMSLRPQSHDIIRTWAFYTIHRHLLLLDSIPWREIIINGFIMAPDGTPMHTSKGNVIDPLPLLEKYGADAFRYYAASCTLGMDHAFQSKEVVHGSKLVMKLWNVERFVGMAIGGGDEARGNGVGVGRGGGGPQGAGRPARPDDLRTVDRWILSVYSGIVERVTALMDEYQFDKAMRELEAFLWHEFADHYIEMVKHRSDGAMRYTLYTIGLGVAKMLAPFMPHVTEEVFERWFREAEGEKSIHISKWPEPVLRDPDAERAGALVRDVIARLRAWKVEKGIGLRQPMGRVFAFGPGAELLRESLEDIKGTLRATEVVLERPPDLREEVTRVTPVKSRLGPLFKADAAAVASALEALPPSRVAEALAGGRLELELPDGKGVSVSPEMVKLERATFAGGRRVEALHVGPLTVLVEKTGGV; translated from the coding sequence ATGCAGAGAGTGATGGCCGGCGAGAGTGCATCCGGGACGGTAGTGGAGGCGCAGAGCCACTCCGACTACGACGTGAAGGCCGTGGAGGCGAAGTGGCAGGAGAGGTGGGAGAGGGAGAGGATCTACTGGTTCGACTGGTCATCTGAGAAGCCGGTGTACAGCATTGACAACCCCCCGCGATACGCCAACGCCGCGCTCCACCTGGGCCACGCCACCTCCTACACACAAATTGATTTCGTCGCCCGGTACAAGAGGCAGAGGGGCTACAACGTCTTTTTCCCGCTCTGCGCGGACGTCAACGGGATGCCGATCGAGGTATCGACGGAGAAGAGGTACGGGGTCAGCCGGAAGAACACTCCGAGAAAGAGGCTCATCGAGCTCTGCTCGGCCTTCGCTGCGGAGAACATCGCGGAGATGAAGCGCCAGTTCAGAATTCTGGGTCACTCGATGGACCCCAGCATCTACTACCAGACCGACAGCCCGGAGTACAGGCGGATAACCCAGCTGACATTCCTCGAGATGCTCCGGAGGGGGCTGGTTTATAAAAAGGAGCACCCCGTGACCTGGTGCCCCCACTGCGGCACCGCGCTCGCGAGCGCGGACGTGGAGTATCAGGAGAGGAGGACGAAGCTGAACTATATTAAGTTCGGCGCAGAGGACGGAGGGACGGTGGTCGTGGCGACCACTCGCCCGGAGCTCCTGTGCACATGTCAGATGGTGGCAGTGCATCCTGAGGATGAGAGGTACAGGTACCTGCCTGGGACGAGCCTCACCGTACCACTTTTTGGCAAGAAGGTCCCGGTGAGGGAGGACGGTAAGGTCGACCCCGAATTTGGCACAGGGGTTGTCATGGTCTGCACAATCGGCGACAAGGACGACCTTGAGTGGGTGCAGAGGTACGGCCTCCCAATCGAGAAGGGGATAGACGCGGACGGAAAAATGACCGCTCTGGCGGGGAAATTCGAGGGGATGGGAATTCGGGAGGCGCGGGAGGCGGTCATTGAGGAGCTGAGGAAGGAGGGACTCCTGGTGAAACAGGAGGAGCTGGTTCAGAGCGTCGGGACCTGCTGGCGCTGCCACACCGCGGTCGAGTTCCTAAGCGTGCCACAGTGGTTTCTGAAGACCCTAGACTTCAAGGACAAAATTTTGGAGAAGTCGAACAGCATCCGCTGGCATCCCGAGTTCATGAAGGTCAGGCTCGAGAACTGGACCCGCTCGCTGGCCTGGGACTGGTGCATATCGAGGCAGAGGTACTTCGCCACCGCCATTCCCATATGGGAGTGCACAAAGTGTGGGGAGGCCGTGCCCGCGAGACCGGAGCAGTGCTATGTCGACCCGACCGTCACCCCACCGCCAGTGGAAAAATGTCCGAGTTGCGGTGGGGAGCTGAAAGGCTGCGAGGACGTCTTCGACACTTGGATGGACAGCTCCATCACCCCCCTGTACAACACATTCTGGGGCAGGGACGAAACAAAGTTCAAAAGGCTATTCCCCATGTCCCTAAGGCCCCAGAGCCACGACATCATCAGGACCTGGGCCTTCTACACGATTCACCGCCACCTCTTGCTCCTCGACAGCATTCCGTGGAGGGAGATCATCATCAACGGCTTCATCATGGCCCCAGACGGGACGCCGATGCACACCTCGAAGGGAAATGTAATAGACCCATTACCCCTATTAGAGAAGTACGGCGCCGACGCCTTCCGCTACTACGCAGCTTCCTGCACGCTTGGAATGGACCACGCGTTCCAGTCCAAGGAGGTTGTGCATGGGAGCAAATTGGTGATGAAGCTTTGGAACGTGGAGAGGTTCGTTGGGATGGCCATCGGTGGAGGGGATGAGGCTCGCGGGAATGGGGTTGGGGTAGGGAGAGGTGGAGGAGGGCCTCAGGGAGCAGGTAGGCCCGCGCGCCCTGACGACCTGAGGACTGTTGACCGCTGGATTCTCTCGGTCTACTCCGGCATTGTCGAGAGGGTTACGGCGCTCATGGACGAGTACCAGTTCGACAAAGCTATGAGGGAGCTCGAGGCTTTTCTGTGGCACGAGTTCGCAGACCACTACATCGAGATGGTCAAGCACAGGAGCGACGGGGCGATGCGCTACACCCTATATACAATTGGCCTCGGGGTCGCGAAGATGCTCGCGCCGTTCATGCCGCACGTGACTGAGGAGGTCTTCGAGCGGTGGTTCAGGGAGGCCGAGGGGGAAAAGAGCATCCACATCTCGAAATGGCCCGAGCCCGTGCTGAGGGACCCAGACGCCGAGAGGGCCGGGGCCCTAGTGCGAGACGTAATCGCAAGGCTGAGGGCTTGGAAGGTGGAAAAGGGAATCGGGCTTAGGCAGCCGATGGGGAGGGTGTTCGCCTTCGGCCCCGGGGCCGAGCTGCTGAGAGAATCGCTGGAGGATATCAAAGGCACTCTGCGGGCCACGGAGGTCGTTCTCGAGCGCCCCCCAGACCTGAGGGAGGAGGTCACGAGAGTGACTCCCGTGAAGTCGAGGCTGGGGCCTCTCTTCAAAGCCGATGCTGCGGCGGTCGCATCGGCGCTCGAGGCCCTCCCGCCGTCGCGGGTGGCGGAGGCACTTGCCGGTGGCCGGCTGGAGCTCGAGCTCCCTGACGGCAAGGGGGTGTCAGTATCGCCGGAGATGGTCAAACTGGAGAGAGCCACCTTCGCGGGCGGACGGAGGGTGGAGGCACTGCACGTGGGGCCGCTCACCGTTTTGGTGGAAAAGACCGGGGGCGTGTGA
- a CDS encoding tetratricopeptide repeat protein, with the protein MSEPRPPESEADGRLSSMPRERFFEALIALFEALEFELRDARVTGEVLRISAALGEREFLIMARHGEGILEELQELQASLGGLQGVYAAIDNFDEKTREEWAARGVELLDASDLTRGIESFKVLDRLEKMEGEIEALVSAPPTETRTAAKILTPEAAAEELAPALRKQVLKAIRLAREQITLGDHRRAIQHWDQVLELCPDIKGVWFEKGNSLHALGDRHGAIRAYNTELRVSPDAAEVWYNKGVVYGEMGNGEKELESYLRAVELDPRHEKALNNLGVAHLQAGRYEEALKVYERLLALNPSSAKAHNNRGAVLRAMGRLQEALEAFNRALELGREREVALHNKAEVLSQLGRHREAAEAYEALLGQGRVDEVVWYSYGRELEELGRRGEARRAYGEAVRINPNFPDAWARMDALVEPSRVGAALAECERELATRPEDHLRIYEKARLLRRAGRAREALESLKKVVELNPYFAVAWHDIGSILYTLGRPAEAAEALEKATEFEPSSEAGWRDRGNAYFLLGRYSEAVACYENVKSLSDEFAEVWLNKGKALSRLGRDEEALASFEKALSVRPDHAELWLNIALTKKRLGRHIEALEALDRAIQIKVDYHEAWYEKGNLLSEMERFEEAVPCFDRAMDLNPGSEEAWCARGNALHVLGRTDEAIECYDKALQLNENFVEAWFRKGNALSWAGKSAEALECYSKVLEKDPLHAEAWNWRGTVLFNIGDREGAKEAFRKALELNPHDAKAWSNLGSILNAEGDYAKALEAFERALEAEPGFVHALVGKGNALFGLNRPEEAIRSYDRASQLDPNYLESLRSKEAVLASIGQLEEVVKVCDEEIKRAPRDWGAWERRADALSRLGKYNEAIESYRASLQLHPDNPAAWSQLGELLHGLGRHSEALEAYDRALEYAPENAAVMNNRGTVLFALGRFEEALKAFESSLEWNSRAPSVWNNKGNLLARMKKLKEAVDCYERSLELEPGDPEVWRALGSALGALHRYEEALEAFDRALRLKESESYWEGKGNIFREMGDLENARDCYDQALRINPKSARAWNNKGAVQLMVGDLQGAEQSFARATAIDPGYAVPWNNRGVTLERQGRIKEAVECYERAVKTDQGYAEAWFNLGNSLHILGDLERAVEAYQRALASNPGLTSALVRQGEALNAMGKSGKALEAFEAALGIDEKNPQAWLGKGNALLELGRKGEAIRAFDRVLVLKPDSAEAWFKKGHILESMRHTVKARECYRKAIELEPVYKDVLEAREKKREPPAAPRRSMAGEIPEPEEGGE; encoded by the coding sequence GTGTCCGAGCCCCGGCCCCCGGAGAGCGAAGCCGACGGCCGCCTGTCTTCCATGCCGAGGGAGAGGTTCTTCGAGGCCCTCATAGCGCTTTTCGAGGCGCTCGAATTCGAGCTGAGGGATGCCCGCGTCACTGGCGAGGTTCTTCGGATATCGGCCGCGCTTGGGGAGAGGGAGTTCTTGATAATGGCCCGCCATGGCGAAGGTATTCTCGAGGAGCTTCAGGAGTTGCAGGCATCGCTCGGAGGGTTGCAGGGCGTCTACGCCGCAATCGACAACTTCGACGAAAAAACAAGGGAGGAGTGGGCGGCGAGGGGCGTCGAGCTTCTGGACGCCTCCGACCTGACTAGAGGCATCGAGTCCTTCAAGGTGCTCGATAGGCTCGAGAAAATGGAGGGAGAGATAGAGGCGCTCGTCAGCGCTCCACCCACCGAGACTCGCACGGCGGCTAAAATTCTGACACCAGAGGCCGCGGCGGAGGAGCTTGCCCCGGCGCTCCGGAAGCAGGTTCTGAAGGCCATTAGGCTAGCGCGCGAGCAGATTACGCTTGGCGACCACAGGCGCGCCATCCAGCACTGGGACCAGGTGCTGGAGCTCTGCCCGGATATTAAAGGAGTGTGGTTCGAGAAGGGGAACTCCCTACATGCCCTCGGGGACCGCCACGGAGCCATTCGTGCCTACAACACCGAGCTCAGGGTCAGCCCGGACGCGGCGGAGGTGTGGTACAACAAGGGAGTGGTCTACGGGGAGATGGGCAACGGCGAGAAGGAGCTCGAGAGCTACCTGCGCGCAGTCGAGCTCGACCCCAGACACGAAAAGGCCCTGAACAACCTAGGCGTGGCCCACCTACAGGCGGGAAGGTACGAGGAGGCCCTGAAGGTGTACGAGAGGCTGCTGGCGCTCAACCCCTCCTCCGCCAAGGCCCACAACAACCGGGGTGCCGTGCTGAGGGCGATGGGCCGGCTCCAAGAGGCCCTGGAGGCCTTCAACCGGGCCCTAGAGCTTGGCCGCGAGCGGGAGGTTGCGCTGCACAACAAGGCCGAGGTCCTCTCCCAGCTCGGGAGGCACAGGGAGGCCGCGGAGGCCTACGAGGCCCTGCTGGGGCAGGGCCGTGTGGACGAGGTGGTCTGGTATTCCTATGGGAGGGAGCTGGAGGAGCTCGGCAGGAGGGGCGAGGCGCGGAGGGCATATGGCGAGGCAGTCAGAATCAACCCCAATTTCCCGGACGCCTGGGCCAGGATGGACGCCCTCGTCGAGCCTTCGAGGGTGGGTGCCGCGCTCGCCGAGTGCGAAAGAGAGCTCGCGACGAGACCGGAGGATCACCTCAGAATCTATGAGAAGGCTAGGCTGCTGCGAAGGGCGGGGAGGGCGAGGGAGGCGCTGGAGTCGCTGAAAAAGGTCGTCGAGCTCAACCCCTACTTCGCGGTCGCTTGGCACGACATCGGGAGCATCCTTTACACACTTGGCAGGCCCGCGGAGGCGGCGGAGGCGCTGGAGAAGGCGACGGAGTTCGAGCCATCGAGCGAGGCTGGCTGGAGGGACAGGGGAAACGCCTACTTCCTTCTCGGGAGGTATTCCGAGGCGGTCGCCTGCTACGAGAACGTGAAGAGTCTGAGCGATGAGTTCGCGGAGGTCTGGCTGAACAAGGGCAAGGCCCTCTCGAGGCTCGGCAGGGACGAGGAGGCGCTTGCCTCTTTCGAGAAAGCCCTCTCTGTGAGGCCGGACCACGCCGAGCTCTGGCTCAACATAGCCCTCACGAAAAAGAGGCTGGGAAGGCACATCGAAGCGCTGGAGGCGCTCGACAGGGCGATTCAGATAAAGGTTGATTACCACGAGGCCTGGTACGAGAAGGGCAACCTTCTCTCCGAGATGGAGCGCTTCGAAGAGGCGGTCCCGTGCTTCGACAGGGCGATGGACCTGAACCCCGGGAGCGAGGAGGCCTGGTGCGCGCGCGGCAACGCGCTCCATGTGCTGGGGAGGACCGACGAGGCCATTGAGTGCTATGACAAGGCGCTCCAGCTGAACGAGAACTTTGTTGAGGCCTGGTTCAGGAAGGGGAATGCGCTGAGCTGGGCGGGGAAGAGCGCTGAGGCGTTGGAGTGCTACTCAAAGGTGTTGGAGAAGGACCCCCTGCACGCCGAGGCCTGGAACTGGAGGGGCACAGTGCTCTTCAACATCGGCGACAGGGAGGGGGCGAAGGAGGCCTTCAGGAAGGCGCTGGAGCTGAACCCCCACGACGCGAAGGCCTGGAGCAATCTGGGTAGCATCCTGAACGCGGAGGGGGACTATGCAAAGGCCTTGGAGGCCTTCGAGAGGGCCTTGGAGGCGGAGCCCGGCTTCGTCCACGCGCTCGTCGGAAAGGGCAACGCGCTGTTCGGCCTGAATAGGCCTGAGGAGGCCATCCGAAGCTACGACAGGGCATCCCAGCTAGACCCCAATTATCTCGAGTCTCTGCGGAGCAAGGAAGCCGTGCTCGCGAGCATAGGCCAGCTCGAGGAGGTTGTGAAGGTCTGCGACGAGGAAATAAAGAGGGCGCCCCGGGACTGGGGGGCGTGGGAGAGGAGAGCGGACGCGCTCAGCAGGCTCGGCAAGTACAACGAGGCAATTGAGTCCTACAGAGCGTCGCTGCAGCTCCACCCAGACAACCCCGCGGCCTGGAGCCAGCTCGGCGAGCTCCTGCACGGGCTCGGGCGGCACTCCGAGGCCCTAGAGGCCTATGACAGGGCCCTCGAGTATGCTCCCGAGAACGCCGCTGTCATGAATAACCGGGGTACCGTTCTCTTCGCCCTCGGAAGGTTTGAGGAGGCCCTGAAGGCCTTCGAAAGCTCTCTCGAGTGGAACTCGAGGGCTCCATCGGTCTGGAACAACAAGGGCAATCTGCTCGCGAGAATGAAGAAGCTCAAGGAGGCCGTGGACTGCTACGAGCGCTCTCTCGAGCTCGAGCCTGGCGACCCGGAGGTCTGGAGGGCGCTGGGGAGCGCGCTGGGGGCCCTGCACAGGTACGAAGAGGCCCTTGAGGCCTTCGACCGCGCCCTGCGGTTGAAGGAGAGCGAGAGCTACTGGGAGGGGAAGGGCAATATTTTCCGCGAGATGGGAGACCTTGAGAACGCGCGCGATTGCTACGACCAAGCGCTCAGAATCAATCCCAAATCGGCCCGCGCCTGGAACAACAAAGGAGCGGTTCAGCTGATGGTGGGCGACCTGCAGGGGGCGGAGCAGAGTTTCGCAAGGGCAACGGCTATAGACCCCGGCTACGCCGTGCCCTGGAACAACCGCGGCGTGACGCTCGAGAGGCAGGGGAGGATAAAGGAGGCGGTCGAGTGCTATGAGAGGGCAGTGAAGACGGACCAGGGCTATGCCGAGGCCTGGTTCAATCTGGGCAATTCCCTTCACATCCTCGGTGACCTTGAGAGGGCAGTCGAGGCCTACCAACGCGCCCTCGCCAGCAACCCCGGCCTGACCTCTGCGCTCGTGAGGCAGGGTGAGGCGCTGAACGCAATGGGCAAGTCAGGGAAGGCGCTCGAGGCGTTCGAGGCCGCTCTGGGTATTGACGAGAAGAACCCGCAGGCCTGGCTCGGGAAGGGCAACGCCCTACTCGAGCTGGGGAGGAAGGGTGAGGCGATAAGGGCATTCGACAGAGTCCTGGTCCTCAAGCCCGACAGCGCCGAAGCGTGGTTCAAGAAGGGCCACATACTCGAGAGCATGAGGCACACGGTCAAGGCTCGTGAGTGCTATCGAAAGGCGATCGAGCTCGAGCCCGTCTACAAGGACGTTTTGGAGGCGAGGGAGAAGAAGAGGGAGCCTCCGGCCGCGCCCCGCCGCTCGATGGCCGGTGAGATACCGGAGCCGGAGGAGGGCGGAGAGTAG